The following are from one region of the Cyanobium gracile PCC 6307 genome:
- a CDS encoding tyrosine-type recombinase/integrase, translating to MCFPPSSSRWEAAEMNTAEQERFDRLFDANLQAMQLHGLRDKTIDSYSRTLRRVAGHFGRCPDDLSPDELKSYFAALLEQYSWSTIKVDLCSLQFFHRYVLDREMEWIKIIRPPRVRTLPDIPTREEVHALINTVRKLRYRIFLLAVYSLGLRISEGLGLEVADIDGSQRRVHLRDAKGGKDRYVPIPDLTLQSLRRFWTTHRHPRLLFPSPAGSQFIVRMASAPMDASGVQAALKAARKECGIEKRLTVHSLRHAYATHLLEQGMDLRLIQSLLGHSNSNTTARYAHITHVVRDHTSDRIETLLSGFQLRWRKADASPLPSGGALSG from the coding sequence ATGTGCTTTCCCCCTTCATCTTCCCGCTGGGAAGCTGCTGAGATGAATACTGCAGAACAGGAGCGTTTTGATCGCCTGTTTGATGCCAATCTGCAAGCCATGCAGCTGCATGGCTTGCGCGACAAAACAATTGATAGCTACAGCCGAACATTGCGGCGAGTCGCCGGCCATTTTGGTCGTTGCCCCGATGATCTCAGCCCTGATGAGTTAAAGAGCTACTTTGCCGCTCTGCTGGAGCAGTATTCATGGAGCACAATCAAGGTGGATCTCTGCAGCCTGCAGTTCTTCCATCGCTATGTGCTCGATCGCGAGATGGAGTGGATCAAAATCATTCGCCCTCCCCGTGTACGCACTCTCCCGGACATTCCCACCCGAGAGGAAGTGCATGCGTTGATCAATACGGTACGCAAGTTGCGTTATCGCATCTTCCTGCTGGCGGTCTACAGCCTGGGTCTGCGAATCAGTGAAGGCCTGGGACTGGAGGTGGCGGACATTGACGGCAGCCAAAGACGTGTGCACCTCCGCGATGCGAAAGGCGGTAAGGATCGCTATGTCCCCATCCCCGATCTCACGCTCCAATCGTTGCGCAGGTTCTGGACAACCCACCGTCACCCCCGTCTGCTCTTCCCCAGTCCGGCCGGAAGCCAGTTCATCGTCCGGATGGCGAGCGCACCGATGGATGCCAGCGGTGTCCAGGCCGCGCTCAAGGCCGCCCGCAAGGAGTGTGGCATCGAGAAACGGCTCACAGTGCACTCCCTGCGCCATGCCTATGCCACCCACCTGCTGGAGCAAGGGATGGATCTACGCCTGATCCAATCGTTGCTCGGCCACAGCAACAGCAACACCACAGCGCGTTACGCCCACATCACCCATGTGGTGCGCGATCACACCAGCGATCGGATCGAGACGCTGCTGAGCGGCTTCCAGCTTCGTTGGAGGAAGGCTGATGCTTCTCCTCTCCCATCTGGTGGCGCGCTATCAGGGTGA
- a CDS encoding IS91 family transposase, with protein sequence MLLLSHLVARYQGELERRHGHQLLPSHRQALQAMGRCRQSGSDVMRLQCSDCEHSIRIPHSCGHRSCPHCQHHESQQWIERQRAKLLPVEYFLITFTVPAELRQIFWQQQRLAYDLLLKTAWETIDSFARRDPKLRGKIGAHAVLHTHNRRLEYHPHVHLIVPAGAINVQKRQWRDKVAGYLFPAGNLARVFRAKWYEGMRRLGLRLKTPLPREWIVNCKSVGRGEKALVYLGRYLYRGVLPEKNIIADHEGKVSFCYQDNKGTRQVRTLPGGEFLWLLLRHVLPRRFRRVRDYGLLHGNAKRLIQGVQLLLRVELPIPELPREKAPMLCPLCQGQMRIIALRERGMTPLLC encoded by the coding sequence ATGCTTCTCCTCTCCCATCTGGTGGCGCGCTATCAGGGTGAGCTGGAGCGCCGCCATGGCCATCAGCTGCTGCCAAGCCACCGCCAGGCCCTGCAGGCGATGGGACGTTGCCGCCAGAGCGGCAGTGACGTCATGCGGCTGCAATGCTCCGATTGTGAGCACAGCATCCGCATCCCCCATTCCTGTGGACACCGCAGTTGCCCACACTGCCAACATCATGAAAGTCAACAGTGGATCGAACGACAACGGGCCAAGCTGCTGCCAGTGGAGTACTTCCTGATCACCTTCACCGTGCCTGCAGAACTCAGGCAGATCTTCTGGCAGCAGCAACGATTGGCCTATGATCTACTGCTGAAAACAGCCTGGGAAACGATCGATTCCTTTGCCCGCCGTGATCCGAAACTGAGAGGGAAGATTGGCGCCCATGCCGTTCTGCACACCCACAACCGGCGGCTTGAGTACCATCCCCACGTGCATCTGATTGTGCCCGCAGGTGCGATCAACGTGCAGAAACGGCAGTGGAGGGACAAAGTGGCAGGGTACCTGTTCCCGGCCGGCAACCTGGCGAGGGTGTTCCGCGCCAAATGGTACGAGGGGATGCGCCGTCTGGGCTTGCGGCTCAAGACTCCACTGCCAAGAGAGTGGATTGTGAACTGCAAATCGGTGGGCAGGGGCGAAAAGGCCTTGGTGTATCTGGGGCGCTACCTCTACCGTGGAGTATTGCCGGAGAAGAACATCATTGCCGACCATGAGGGCAAAGTCAGCTTCTGCTATCAGGACAACAAGGGAACGCGCCAGGTTCGCACACTACCGGGCGGAGAGTTTCTGTGGCTGCTGCTGCGGCATGTCCTGCCGAGACGCTTCCGGCGTGTACGGGATTACGGCCTGCTGCATGGCAATGCCAAACGACTGATCCAAGGGGTGCAATTGCTGCTCAGGGTGGAATTGCCGATTCCAGAGCTTCCCCGCGAGAAAGCGCCTATGCTCTGCCCCCTGTGCCAGGGACAGATGCGCATCATCGCACTGCGAGAACGAGGGATGACGCCGCTGCTGTGCTGA